A single region of the Oleispira antarctica RB-8 genome encodes:
- a CDS encoding Glutaredoxin codes for MVDFKFLSRRIARLLSSLLIGLLLMSVKFRMQSVCFMFADYWFKVRPLRRSNAEQSSLDRESRRIQLYFCKTCPASIKIKRRCQKLGLRVVEKDVGRVNAYRNELIHGGGEVRVPCLRVEGRQDQDTRWLYSSVKIMKYLERRFET; via the coding sequence GTGGTAGATTTTAAATTTTTAAGTCGTAGAATAGCGCGCCTGTTATCTTCGTTACTTATTGGATTGTTGTTGATGTCTGTAAAATTTCGCATGCAGAGCGTTTGTTTTATGTTTGCCGATTATTGGTTTAAAGTTAGACCTCTGAGACGTTCGAATGCAGAACAAAGTTCGTTAGATCGAGAGTCTCGACGTATCCAATTGTATTTTTGTAAGACGTGTCCTGCTTCCATTAAAATTAAGCGACGTTGTCAAAAATTGGGTTTAAGAGTGGTAGAAAAAGACGTAGGGCGTGTGAACGCTTATCGCAATGAATTGATTCATGGTGGTGGCGAGGTGCGTGTTCCTTGTTTGCGTGTCGAGGGGCGTCAAGATCAAGATACTCGCTGGCTATACAGCAGTGTTAAAATTATGAAATATCTCGAGCGTCGTTTCGAGACCTAA
- the lepB gene encoding Signal peptidase I → MDIDFPLILMVLTVVTGLVALADRFFFLPKRLAHINLLDGQGADKQALQSAAKEPVWIEQSKSFFPVLVVVFVLRSFIAEPFQIPSGSMESTLVKGDFILVSKFHYGLRMPVFRNLLVGINEPERGDVMVFFPPHDKRYFIKRVIGLPGDHVVYKGGQLTINGDEKNIAIKSAEPKHRPVKYLLEETLDTGPHEVQWTPGANYGPEGEWTVPEGHYFMMGDNRGRSSDSRLWKNPVTGDPMSFVPAENIVGKAEAVWMHWDEFASLPSFSRNKAIQ, encoded by the coding sequence ATGGATATTGATTTTCCCTTGATTTTGATGGTACTGACCGTCGTGACTGGCTTGGTTGCTCTTGCTGATCGTTTTTTCTTTTTGCCAAAACGTTTGGCGCATATCAATTTATTGGACGGGCAGGGCGCTGATAAGCAAGCTCTGCAGTCGGCGGCAAAGGAACCGGTTTGGATTGAGCAATCTAAATCATTTTTTCCTGTTTTAGTTGTAGTGTTTGTATTGCGTTCTTTTATTGCTGAGCCGTTTCAAATTCCTTCCGGTTCAATGGAGTCTACTTTAGTTAAAGGCGACTTTATCTTGGTGAGTAAATTTCATTATGGTTTGCGCATGCCGGTATTTCGTAATTTACTTGTGGGAATTAATGAACCTGAACGCGGCGATGTGATGGTGTTTTTTCCACCTCATGATAAGCGTTACTTTATTAAGCGCGTGATTGGTTTGCCAGGAGATCATGTGGTGTATAAAGGTGGGCAGTTGACGATTAATGGCGATGAAAAGAATATTGCGATTAAATCGGCTGAGCCCAAGCATCGCCCAGTTAAGTATTTATTAGAAGAGACATTAGATACTGGCCCGCATGAGGTACAGTGGACGCCTGGGGCAAATTATGGTCCTGAAGGTGAGTGGACTGTGCCAGAGGGTCATTACTTTATGATGGGTGATAACCGAGGTCGTAGTTCAGACAGTCGTTTATGGAAGAATCCTGTGACCGGTGACCCAATGTCGTTCGTACCTGCTGAAAACATAGTGGGTAAAGCTGAAGCGGTTTGGATGCACTGGGATGAATTTGCCAGTTTACCTTCTTTTTCTCGTAACAAGGCCATTCAGTAA
- a CDS encoding Deoxyguanosinetriphosphate triphosphohydrolase-like protein: protein MMDWTKLLQPLRVGETSTRHEDGRSPFHKDQDRIIFSSAFRRLDRKTQVHPLSENDHVHNRLTHSLEVSCVGRSLGFRVAEGLKANNSSFPESITPGDVGAILQAACLAHDIGNPPYGHTGEDAIRHWFLDSQNAFLLDGLSDLEKADLRSFEGNAQGFRLVTQVEYHRFSGGMRLTQATLGTFLKYPWTVEHASASGAKANKFGCFQSEFSILKSIASDLGLIPQGVNSKGMTNKWCRHPLVYLMEIADDICYGLIDLEDGIEMGILRYSEVEAILKPLLADEWHRYEVDFNSADNERRRLSMLRGKAMEKMVVAVSQAFLDNETELLAGTLVGELSDHCPDVVRDVINNAKSLARERIFKDPRKTAIEVGAYSTLANLLTAFLEAAKELIETGRSTYRNSRVLEMMGPSAPQADWTLYQAYMRVLDYVAGMTDNYAADTAQQFSGYSPPGR from the coding sequence ATGATGGATTGGACGAAGTTATTGCAGCCCTTGAGGGTTGGTGAAACATCAACACGGCATGAAGATGGCCGATCACCTTTTCATAAAGATCAGGATAGAATTATATTTTCCAGCGCCTTTCGACGCTTGGATCGTAAAACTCAGGTGCATCCATTATCTGAAAATGATCACGTTCATAATCGTTTAACGCACAGTTTGGAAGTGAGTTGTGTGGGGCGTAGTTTAGGGTTTCGAGTCGCTGAGGGGTTAAAAGCTAATAATTCATCTTTTCCTGAATCGATTACTCCGGGTGATGTGGGCGCTATTTTACAAGCGGCGTGTTTGGCGCACGATATTGGTAATCCTCCTTATGGCCATACCGGCGAAGATGCCATTCGTCATTGGTTTTTAGATTCTCAAAATGCTTTTTTACTGGATGGCTTAAGTGATTTAGAAAAAGCGGATTTGCGCAGTTTTGAAGGTAATGCACAGGGCTTTCGTCTTGTGACTCAGGTTGAATATCATCGTTTTAGCGGCGGGATGCGTCTTACCCAAGCAACATTGGGAACGTTTTTAAAATATCCTTGGACGGTTGAACATGCATCGGCCAGTGGTGCTAAGGCGAATAAATTTGGGTGTTTTCAAAGTGAGTTTTCGATTCTTAAAAGTATCGCGAGTGATTTGGGGTTAATTCCTCAGGGCGTTAATTCAAAAGGCATGACCAATAAATGGTGTCGTCATCCTTTGGTCTATCTTATGGAGATTGCTGACGATATTTGTTATGGCTTGATCGATCTTGAAGATGGCATTGAGATGGGGATTTTACGTTATAGCGAAGTTGAGGCAATTTTGAAGCCGTTACTGGCTGATGAATGGCATCGTTATGAGGTTGACTTTAATAGTGCTGATAATGAACGCCGACGTTTGTCTATGTTGCGTGGCAAGGCAATGGAAAAAATGGTTGTTGCGGTTAGTCAGGCATTTTTAGACAATGAAACGGAGTTGTTGGCAGGCACTTTAGTGGGAGAGTTGAGTGATCATTGCCCTGATGTGGTCAGAGACGTTATTAACAATGCAAAGTCGTTAGCGCGTGAGCGTATTTTTAAAGACCCGCGTAAAACGGCGATTGAGGTGGGGGCGTATTCTACCTTAGCCAATTTATTAACGGCATTTTTAGAAGCGGCGAAAGAGTTAATTGAAACGGGTCGCTCTACCTATCGCAATAGTCGGGTGCTTGAAATGATGGGCCCCAGTGCGCCGCAAGCCGATTGGACTTTGTATCAGGCGTATATGCGGGTATTAGATTATGTGGCAGGGATGACTGATAACTATGCCGCCGATACCGCGCAGCAATTCTCTGGGTATAGCCCGCCTGGGCGCTAG
- a CDS encoding Prephenate dehydratase: MDKQIIAYQGVSGAYSHLACQRVFPDLEAFACEDFQSAILMVERGEAQYAMIPLENSTAGRVEEIYRLLPRTHLQIVAEHFEPVNHCLLALPGVELADIKTVSSHPQALAQCFHHLAKLNIKAVAAVDTALSAKDLAAKNLANKGVSADSHSAIASVLAAELYGLNVVAENFQDVSGNTTRFIVLAKTASSKVYDAEQFYITSLLFSVRNIPAALYKALGGFATNGVNLIKLESYMDGGTMEATHFHIDLAGHPEQTNMVRALSEFDFFAKDVRVLGSYPAHGYRRKNEFVSII, translated from the coding sequence ATGGATAAACAGATAATTGCTTACCAAGGTGTTTCCGGTGCTTATTCGCACTTAGCGTGTCAGCGGGTTTTTCCTGATTTGGAGGCATTTGCTTGCGAAGATTTTCAATCAGCAATCTTAATGGTTGAGCGGGGCGAGGCACAATACGCGATGATTCCTTTGGAGAATTCCACCGCTGGTCGGGTAGAGGAAATTTATCGCTTATTACCGCGAACACATTTGCAGATTGTGGCCGAGCACTTTGAGCCGGTTAATCATTGTTTGCTGGCATTGCCTGGGGTTGAGCTGGCCGATATAAAAACGGTGAGTTCGCATCCGCAGGCATTGGCGCAGTGTTTTCATCATTTGGCTAAATTGAATATTAAGGCGGTGGCGGCCGTTGATACAGCGCTTTCAGCTAAAGATTTGGCGGCTAAAAATTTGGCTAATAAAGGTGTAAGCGCTGATTCTCATAGCGCGATCGCGTCTGTGTTGGCGGCTGAGTTGTACGGCTTAAATGTGGTGGCCGAAAATTTTCAGGATGTGAGTGGTAATACCACACGTTTTATTGTGTTGGCTAAAACGGCTAGTTCTAAGGTTTATGACGCTGAACAGTTTTATATCACGAGCCTGCTTTTCTCAGTGCGTAATATTCCTGCTGCTTTGTATAAGGCGTTGGGTGGGTTTGCGACCAATGGTGTGAATCTTATTAAGCTGGAAAGTTATATGGATGGCGGTACGATGGAGGCGACGCATTTTCATATAGATTTGGCGGGCCATCCTGAGCAAACGAATATGGTGCGTGCATTATCTGAATTTGATTTTTTTGCTAAAGATGTTCGAGTTTTGGGCAGTTATCCTGCGCATGGTTATCGCCGTAAAAATGAATTTGTTTCAATAATATAA
- a CDS encoding CRISPR-associated protein, fragment translates to MHKYLLVCCRIGSLEISAVVDLKQEAKRIFMSVQRKYQHDLP, encoded by the coding sequence TTGCACAAGTACCTTCTAGTTTGCTGCCGCATAGGCAGCTTAGAAATATCAGCGGTCGTGGATTTAAAGCAAGAAGCGAAACGTATTTTTATGAGCGTACAGCGTAAATACCAGCATGACTTACCTTAA
- a CDS encoding Glutaredoxin 2, protein MVVVRAILGALILFFNWVFTPKSIKRDAYEQTLIDAQTKKMALYQYAACPFCVKVRRSMKRSALNIETRDAKRSEKFKEELLKGGGQLKVPCLRIEEDSGDVRWMYESGDIINYLEQRFGPTDAETRAA, encoded by the coding sequence ATGGTTGTAGTTCGAGCGATATTAGGCGCTTTAATCTTGTTTTTTAATTGGGTATTTACCCCAAAAAGCATTAAACGTGATGCCTATGAACAAACTTTGATTGATGCACAAACAAAAAAAATGGCCTTGTATCAATACGCTGCCTGCCCATTTTGCGTAAAGGTACGCCGTTCCATGAAGCGCAGTGCGCTAAACATAGAAACCCGCGACGCCAAACGCAGCGAAAAATTTAAAGAAGAATTACTAAAAGGTGGTGGCCAGCTGAAAGTGCCTTGCCTGCGTATAGAAGAAGACAGTGGCGATGTACGTTGGATGTACGAGTCAGGTGACATTATTAACTACCTTGAACAGCGCTTTGGTCCTACCGATGCCGAGACCCGTGCTGCTTAA
- a CDS encoding ATP-dependent DNA helicase, RecQ family, with protein MELIASLKQYFGFDQFRGGQEQTIRQLIQGQSSLAIFPTGSGKSLCYQLTALHLPNVTLVVSPLLALMKDQLGFLASKGIAAASIDSTLSGEQSQQVMADVRSGKIKILMVSVERFKNERFRQFINAVPISMLVVDEAHCISEWGHNFRPDYLKLPVYCQELNIPLVLLLTATATKKVKNDMAAKFAIQPEHIIQTGFYRANLDLTVLPVAEAEKSQILVQTIRQQLALSASNTAHSNASAAGIVYVTLQHSAERVAAYLHAAGVNAVAYHAGFDSEKRQQIQNDFMQGRTDVVVATIAFGMGIDKSDIRFVIHYDLPKSIENYSQEIGRAGRDGQPSNCITLANLDGLNTVENFVYGDTPELSAIEFLLENIRQESKPSTREASNKNTSSFNNTTANTTEWELQVVGLSNASNIRQLPLKTLLVQLEMMNVIKPMYAYFAEFKYKFLQDKDVILGMFEGERREFLHAIFNTSHFKKVWGAPDFEALFNSYNAERGRVITALDYLAEKQLIELESKKMTEVFQVHQDALNQMELAQTLHHYFVDKEEKEIKRIASLVRFFELDRCLSSNLARYFDDQKAPLECGHCSVCRGQVAKLEYSQPLGQQISWPSDAELQQFLQGFSQQLAGKADISVDIQCRFLAGISVPVFARNKVRQLPGFGSCEPLRYEDIRQKINSFSRT; from the coding sequence ATGGAATTAATCGCGTCGTTAAAACAATATTTTGGTTTTGATCAATTTCGTGGTGGTCAAGAGCAAACGATTCGCCAGCTTATTCAGGGGCAATCTTCTTTAGCTATTTTCCCTACCGGTTCGGGCAAATCTTTGTGTTATCAACTTACGGCGTTACATCTTCCTAATGTGACTTTAGTTGTATCCCCCTTACTTGCGTTGATGAAAGATCAGTTAGGGTTTCTCGCTAGTAAAGGTATCGCGGCAGCCAGTATTGATTCTACTTTGAGTGGAGAGCAAAGCCAGCAAGTGATGGCGGATGTACGGTCAGGAAAAATTAAGATTTTAATGGTATCGGTTGAACGCTTTAAGAATGAACGCTTTCGCCAGTTTATTAATGCGGTGCCTATTTCGATGCTGGTGGTCGACGAAGCTCACTGTATCTCTGAGTGGGGCCATAACTTTCGTCCTGATTATTTGAAACTGCCAGTTTATTGCCAAGAATTAAATATTCCTTTGGTTTTATTATTAACTGCGACGGCGACGAAAAAAGTTAAAAATGATATGGCGGCGAAGTTTGCTATTCAGCCCGAGCATATTATTCAAACAGGATTTTATCGGGCTAATTTGGATTTAACGGTTCTGCCTGTGGCTGAGGCTGAAAAATCGCAGATATTGGTGCAGACTATTCGTCAGCAGCTGGCGCTCTCTGCGTCAAACACGGCTCATTCAAATGCTTCTGCCGCGGGCATTGTCTATGTCACCTTGCAGCACAGCGCTGAACGAGTTGCGGCTTATTTACACGCGGCAGGTGTTAATGCCGTGGCCTACCATGCGGGTTTTGATTCTGAAAAGCGCCAGCAGATTCAAAATGACTTTATGCAAGGGCGCACTGATGTCGTTGTTGCGACGATTGCCTTTGGTATGGGGATTGATAAATCGGATATTCGTTTTGTTATTCATTATGACTTGCCTAAATCGATTGAAAATTACAGTCAAGAAATCGGCCGAGCAGGGCGAGATGGTCAGCCTTCTAACTGCATTACCTTGGCAAACTTAGATGGTTTGAATACGGTTGAGAATTTTGTTTATGGTGATACGCCAGAACTTTCTGCAATTGAATTCTTGCTTGAAAATATTCGCCAGGAAAGTAAGCCTTCTACGCGCGAAGCTTCTAATAAAAATACGTCCTCTTTTAATAATACGACCGCAAATACGACAGAGTGGGAATTGCAAGTTGTTGGTTTGTCTAATGCCAGTAATATTCGTCAGCTGCCGTTAAAGACGTTATTAGTACAGTTGGAGATGATGAACGTCATTAAACCTATGTACGCTTATTTCGCTGAATTTAAATACAAGTTTTTGCAAGATAAGGACGTAATTTTAGGTATGTTCGAAGGAGAGCGTCGAGAATTTCTACACGCTATTTTCAATACCAGCCACTTTAAGAAAGTTTGGGGTGCGCCCGATTTTGAGGCGTTATTTAATAGTTATAATGCCGAGCGTGGTCGCGTCATAACCGCGTTGGATTATTTGGCAGAAAAACAACTGATAGAGCTTGAAAGTAAAAAAATGACAGAAGTCTTTCAAGTGCATCAAGATGCATTAAATCAAATGGAGCTTGCTCAAACCTTACATCATTATTTTGTTGATAAAGAAGAAAAGGAAATTAAACGCATTGCTTCGTTGGTAAGATTTTTCGAATTAGATAGATGCTTGAGTTCTAATCTGGCGCGTTATTTTGATGATCAGAAAGCACCGCTAGAATGCGGTCACTGTTCGGTCTGTCGTGGGCAAGTCGCTAAACTCGAATACAGTCAGCCGCTGGGTCAACAAATAAGTTGGCCATCTGATGCTGAGCTGCAGCAGTTTTTACAGGGGTTTTCGCAACAACTAGCGGGTAAGGCCGATATTTCAGTTGATATTCAATGTCGATTTTTAGCAGGAATCAGTGTGCCTGTTTTTGCTCGAAATAAAGTAAGACAGCTACCAGGGTTTGGCAGCTGTGAACCTTTAAGATATGAGGATATTCGTCAAAAAATTAATAGCTTTAGTCGAACGTGA
- a CDS encoding Secretion protein HlyD, which yields MAPDQIFKRWVQVVLSIFVLLFVYFLSADLWMPMSTQSRVLHPVVNISSKVSGQVDRIYVSNNQRVDEGQILFSLDKQPYELAVDKAQLALESAAQTNLQLDASIVSAQAKVKVANTYVDELKIEVDRVKRLIQSNSVSRQLYDQALTNYHAAQAQVEVAEADVVKFKVQRGQDGKSNLLLRQAQNALQNAQLQLNYTNVRSEVSGHLTNLQLQPGKYAQAGFPIAAIVVEEGSIVADFREKSLSNVRIGDDASVVFDAYPGSVFDAKVVAIDAGVKDGQINADGSLADPISSDRWVRDAQYMRTHIALIGEPLLLNSMPSGARATVQLHPIVGLASWLGRVQIYALSIIHYIY from the coding sequence ATGGCGCCCGATCAGATTTTTAAGCGCTGGGTGCAAGTCGTACTCAGTATCTTTGTCCTGCTATTTGTGTACTTTCTATCGGCAGATTTATGGATGCCAATGAGCACCCAGTCTCGCGTATTGCATCCTGTTGTTAATATATCTTCTAAGGTCAGTGGCCAAGTAGATCGTATATATGTGAGCAATAATCAACGTGTAGATGAAGGCCAAATACTGTTTAGTTTGGATAAGCAGCCGTATGAACTTGCCGTTGACAAGGCGCAGTTGGCTCTAGAAAGTGCAGCGCAAACCAACCTTCAATTGGATGCTTCTATTGTTTCAGCACAAGCCAAAGTCAAAGTTGCAAATACTTATGTCGATGAATTGAAAATAGAGGTCGACCGAGTCAAGCGGCTAATTCAGTCAAATTCCGTCTCTCGCCAGTTATACGATCAAGCGCTTACTAATTATCATGCTGCCCAAGCCCAGGTCGAAGTAGCTGAAGCCGATGTCGTGAAATTTAAAGTGCAGCGAGGTCAAGATGGAAAGAGTAATTTATTATTGCGACAAGCCCAAAATGCATTACAAAACGCCCAGCTCCAGCTGAATTATACCAATGTACGCTCTGAGGTTTCGGGGCATCTCACTAACTTACAATTACAGCCCGGAAAATACGCCCAAGCCGGTTTTCCTATTGCGGCTATCGTCGTCGAAGAAGGGAGCATCGTGGCAGATTTTAGAGAGAAATCGTTAAGTAATGTGCGTATAGGCGATGACGCCTCTGTCGTATTTGACGCTTATCCAGGTAGCGTATTTGATGCCAAGGTCGTTGCCATTGATGCAGGGGTGAAAGATGGTCAGATTAATGCTGATGGTTCACTTGCGGATCCAATAAGTTCTGATCGCTGGGTGCGAGATGCACAGTATATGCGCACGCACATTGCATTGATTGGTGAGCCTTTGTTATTGAATTCAATGCCATCAGGGGCTCGAGCGACCGTGCAGTTGCATCCTATCGTGGGGTTGGCTAGTTGGTTAGGCCGCGTTCAAATTTATGCTCTCAGTATTATTCACTATATTTATTAG
- a CDS encoding Transcriptional regulator, MarR family, with product MSDLSREYKKLNNPTVGWLLGRVTRLWRSAISQAVKPMGMTEARWSVLMNLKIVGEGASQNRLATELGIEMPSLNRTVNQLVELDLVERKPHPSDGRCQCLWFTDAGQECMRALTGSVDLVRGELTQDISEEELATLFNILKKIEHNACVLFNKPSNGDE from the coding sequence ATGTCTGATTTATCACGAGAGTATAAAAAACTAAATAATCCAACGGTCGGTTGGTTGTTAGGTCGTGTCACGCGCTTATGGCGCAGTGCGATATCTCAAGCGGTTAAGCCTATGGGAATGACTGAAGCGCGATGGTCGGTGTTAATGAACCTGAAGATAGTTGGAGAAGGGGCATCACAGAATAGATTGGCAACTGAGTTGGGTATTGAAATGCCTTCATTAAACCGCACGGTTAATCAACTGGTTGAGCTCGATTTAGTCGAGCGAAAACCACATCCGAGCGATGGTCGATGCCAATGTTTATGGTTTACGGATGCTGGCCAAGAATGCATGCGGGCATTAACAGGCAGTGTTGATTTGGTTCGAGGCGAGTTGACGCAAGATATTAGCGAAGAAGAGCTTGCAACATTGTTCAATATCCTTAAAAAAATTGAACATAATGCATGTGTCTTGTTTAACAAGCCTAGTAACGGAGACGAATAA
- the sbcB gene encoding Exodeoxyribonuclease I, with the protein MSQSILWYDYETFGADPSFDRPAQFAGIRTDENLNEIDEPVQFFCRPSPDYLPHPQALMITGITPQQCLQDGLPENEFIDQINQILSVPETCTAGYNSIRFDDEVTRYTLYRNFYDSYAREWQNGNSRWDILDVMRCAYALRPEGINWPKNAEGNVSFRLEDLTAANGIDLGKAHDAVVDVRATIAIAKLLLEKQPKLYRYLFEHRIKHKLASLVDIDHHKPLVHVSGMYGVDRGCMAIVVPICWHPTNKNSFIAFDLSTDPKSLAGLTIEQMQQRLFSKQADLPEGIERLGLKEVHINKSPVLAPAKTLTPDQAARWDISGDVLRENLATLKVLLAEDSSILTNLHGVYTQRDFAEKTDVDTMLYSGGFWSGQDKKAMAQIHATPPKSLASLKVQFQDPRGEEMFFRFRVRNYPEYMAEDDHERWAKHCMDSLLGNGPGLNFEQFSQALQQAAQDYQNDQDKMFVLQELQLYAESIYPDETY; encoded by the coding sequence ATGAGTCAGTCTATTCTTTGGTACGATTACGAAACCTTTGGAGCCGATCCATCTTTTGATCGGCCTGCACAATTCGCCGGTATTCGCACCGACGAAAATCTCAACGAAATCGATGAGCCTGTACAGTTTTTCTGCAGGCCCAGTCCCGATTATTTACCGCATCCTCAAGCTCTAATGATTACCGGTATTACGCCTCAGCAATGCTTGCAAGACGGTCTGCCAGAAAATGAGTTTATCGATCAAATCAATCAAATTCTTTCTGTGCCAGAAACCTGTACCGCGGGCTATAACAGCATTCGTTTTGATGATGAAGTTACTCGTTATACCTTGTACCGAAACTTCTACGATTCTTATGCCCGAGAATGGCAAAACGGCAACTCGCGCTGGGATATTCTAGATGTTATGCGCTGCGCTTATGCCTTGCGCCCTGAAGGCATTAACTGGCCTAAAAATGCTGAAGGTAACGTGAGCTTCCGCTTAGAAGATTTAACCGCAGCCAATGGTATTGATCTGGGTAAAGCTCACGATGCGGTGGTCGATGTGCGTGCAACGATCGCCATCGCTAAGTTGCTATTAGAAAAACAGCCTAAGTTATACCGTTATCTGTTTGAGCATCGTATTAAGCATAAGTTGGCGTCGCTGGTGGATATTGATCATCATAAACCGCTGGTGCATGTCTCTGGAATGTACGGCGTTGATCGCGGTTGTATGGCGATTGTGGTGCCTATTTGCTGGCATCCAACCAATAAAAATTCTTTCATTGCCTTTGATCTTTCAACCGACCCAAAAAGCTTGGCAGGCTTAACGATTGAGCAAATGCAGCAACGCTTATTTTCAAAGCAAGCGGATTTGCCTGAAGGCATTGAACGCTTAGGTTTAAAAGAAGTGCATATTAATAAAAGCCCGGTTCTTGCACCTGCTAAAACATTAACCCCCGACCAAGCAGCACGTTGGGACATATCTGGTGATGTTTTGCGTGAAAACCTTGCGACCTTAAAGGTGTTATTGGCTGAAGATTCGTCGATTTTGACAAATTTACATGGGGTTTATACCCAGCGTGATTTTGCTGAAAAAACCGATGTCGATACCATGCTTTACAGTGGTGGTTTTTGGAGTGGGCAGGATAAAAAAGCCATGGCGCAAATTCATGCTACGCCGCCTAAGTCTTTGGCGAGTCTTAAAGTTCAGTTTCAGGATCCGCGCGGGGAAGAAATGTTCTTCCGTTTTCGTGTGCGTAATTATCCTGAATATATGGCAGAAGATGATCATGAACGTTGGGCAAAGCATTGCATGGATAGCTTGTTGGGCAATGGCCCTGGCTTGAACTTTGAACAGTTTTCGCAAGCCTTGCAGCAAGCGGCGCAGGATTATCAAAATGACCAAGATAAGATGTTTGTACTGCAAGAATTGCAGCTCTACGCCGAGTCGATTTACCCTGACGAAACTTATTAA
- a CDS encoding Predicted hydrolase has protein sequence MKWLKFVLIPALLALNGCASMGMSAYPLAQLTEKYTDDTSKFLAVDDLIIHYRDEGTGPTLVLLHGVASSLHTWDDWVDRLVPYYRIIRIDLPGHGLTGSDPSTESYEIPYMIDKLEKFLNKLSIDDIYLAGNSLGGYVAWNYALHRPDRVKKMVLLDAAGFPQDMPFIMSFAALPVIGEMAGFMMPKFIVNMNVNAAFGDDDKVTDALQQRYFDLTMRQGNREALVSVFRTMKEQTKNPHLGDRVKEVKTPTLLMWGDQDEWVPLEVMKQFEQALPNSQSIVYEGVGHMPMEELPIQTSRDAHGFFTLGKTLSSPLVLAP, from the coding sequence ATGAAGTGGCTTAAATTTGTTCTAATTCCTGCCTTATTGGCTTTGAACGGTTGTGCGTCGATGGGCATGTCGGCTTATCCGCTGGCACAGTTGACGGAAAAATATACCGATGATACCTCTAAGTTTCTCGCGGTTGATGATTTAATTATTCATTACCGTGACGAAGGTACAGGCCCAACCTTAGTTTTATTACACGGTGTTGCCTCTTCTTTGCATACTTGGGATGATTGGGTTGATCGTTTAGTGCCGTATTATCGAATTATCCGCATCGATTTACCTGGCCATGGTTTGACTGGCAGTGATCCGAGTACTGAAAGTTACGAAATACCTTACATGATCGATAAGTTAGAAAAGTTTCTTAATAAATTGAGTATTGATGATATCTATTTAGCCGGTAATTCTTTGGGTGGATATGTTGCCTGGAATTACGCGCTGCACCGCCCGGATCGAGTGAAGAAAATGGTATTGTTAGATGCGGCAGGCTTTCCTCAAGATATGCCGTTTATTATGAGTTTTGCTGCACTTCCGGTTATTGGCGAAATGGCAGGTTTTATGATGCCTAAATTCATTGTGAATATGAATGTGAACGCTGCCTTTGGTGATGATGACAAGGTGACTGATGCACTTCAGCAGCGCTATTTTGATTTGACGATGCGTCAAGGCAATCGCGAAGCATTAGTGAGCGTATTTCGCACAATGAAAGAGCAAACTAAAAACCCACACCTCGGTGATCGAGTGAAAGAAGTTAAAACCCCAACGTTATTGATGTGGGGCGATCAAGATGAGTGGGTACCATTAGAGGTTATGAAGCAATTCGAGCAAGCATTACCTAATTCACAATCGATTGTGTATGAAGGTGTTGGCCATATGCCGATGGAAGAGTTACCTATTCAAACTTCTCGAGATGCTCATGGATTCTTTACGCTAGGTAAAACCTTATCATCTCCTTTGGTTTTAGCCCCTTAA